AGTACGCCGCGTTGCGGCGCCGGATCTCCGACGCCGAGAAGGCGGGTGCGCGGGACCGGCGCAACGACCGTCGCAGCGAAGCAGCGGCGTCGCTGGAGAAGCTGAGGCCGGGCGACATCATCATGGTGCCGAACGGCAAGTACTCCGGCTTCGCGGTCGTCATCGAGCCGGGCATCACCCCCGAGGGCCCCCGTCCCTACGTCGTGACCGCCGATCGTCAGGCCCGCAGGCTCGCCATGATGGACTTCGGCACCCCGGTGAAGGCGCTCGGGAGCGTGCGGATCCCGCGCGGCTTCAGCGGGCGGAACCCGCAGATGCGTCGCGACGTCGTCAACGCGCTGCGCGAGAAGACCCACGGCCTGACCCCGCCGCCCCCGACCGGTCGCGGGCCGTCGGTGGCCGCCCGCGAGCAGGAGGCGCGGGCCGAGCTCACCGAGGCCGACCGGCTCCGGCGCCAGCTGCGCGAGCACCCGTGCCACAACTGCCCGGACCGCGAGGACCACGCCCGGTGGGCAGAGCGCTGGTTCAAGCTGCAGCGCGACTCCGCAACGCTCCAGCGCCGGATCGAGTCCCGCACCAACACGATCGCGCGACAGTTCGACCGGGTGTGCGACGTGCTGATCAGCCTGGACTACCTCTCGCTCGACGACGAGGACACCACCACGGTCACCGACCAGGGCCGCCAGCTGATGCGGATCCACACCGACATGGACCTGCTCGCTGCAGAGTCGCTGCGCGCCGGGCTCTGGGACGACCTCACCCCGCCCGAGCTCGCCGCGGTGCTCTCCGTCCTCGTCTTCGAGGGCCGTCGCGCGGACGACCAGGCCGTGCCTCGCCTGCCCGGGGACAAGGTGAAGCAGGTCGTCGCCGAGATGGTGCACCTGTGGGCCCAGCTGGACGTGCTGGAGAAGGAGAACGGGCTCGAGTTCCTGCGCGAGCCCGACATGGGCTTCGCCTGGGCTGCCTATCGGTGGGCCGAGGGCGACGACCTGGACGACGTGCTCCGGCAGACCGGTCAGGCGGCCGGTGACTTCGTGCGCTGGATCAAGCAGCTGCTCGACCTCACCGACCAGATCGCCTCGGCCGCCGCCGGCACCCCGCTGCGCAACGTCGCCCGTGCGGCCTCCGATCAGATGCGCCGCGGGGTCGTGGCGTTCTCCACGCTGGGTGAGGACTGACCGGGCGAGGACCGGAGCACCACCTTCCCGACAGTCCGCCGTTCCTCCAGGTCGCGGTGGGCCCGCGCCGCCTCCTCGAGCGGGTACGCCGAGATGAGCGGTCGCCATTCGCCACGAGCGCCCCTCGCCAGTGCCTGCTCGGCCAGCCCGCGGATGCCTCCCGGGCGGGCGAACATCCGCGGCCCGAGGTTCCACCCCGCGGAGATGTTGAGGGCGATCAGGTCTGCCGTCGTGACCTCGGTCGGCGTGCCCGAGGAGTAGCCGAACATCAGCATCCGGCCGCCCGGGGCGAGCTGGTGCATCGCCCGACGGCCGATGGCGCCACCCACCCCGTCCAGCACGACCGTGGCAGCGCGGCCGATCGCCGCGGCCCAGTCCGGCTCGTGGTAGTCGACGGCCTGCGCGCCGAGCTCGCGTAGGCGGCGTACCTTCTCCGGCCCGCCTGCGGCGGCGATCACCGTCGCGCCGGCCGTGAGTGCGGCCTGGGTGAGGAGCCACCCGAGACCGCCCGCCGCCGCAGGGATCAGGACGGTGTCCTCGGCGGAGAGACCCGCCTGCTCCAGGATGCCCTCCGCGGTTCGCCCCGTGCCGACGAGGCCAACGGCCTCGTCCAGGGTGAGCCCGGCGGGAACCGGGATCAGGTTCGCGAGCGAGGTCACCGCCTGCTGCGCGTAGCCGCCGGGAACGGGACCCAGGTGCGCGACGACGCGCCTGCCCAGCCACTCCGGATCGACCGCGTCACCGACTGCATCGACGGTGCCGGCGACCTCACGACCCGGCACCGTCGGCAGCTCCGGAAGCGGGAGGGGCCCGGTCTCGCCGCGGCGCAGGCTGGTGTCGAGGAGGTGCACTCCGCTCGACTCCACCGCGATCCGGACCTGGTCGGGTCCGGGGCTCAGGTCGGGCAGGTCGTCGAGGACAAGGCGGTCAGGATCGCCGAAGGCGTGGAGTTGGATCGCTCGCATGACCACGAGCCTGAATGTTCAAGCGGACTTGAAGTCAAACGCCGCGGCGTGCTCAGCCCGCGACGTGGGGGAGGACCGCCAGGTCACGCATCAGCGCGCCCGACCGATCGGTGCCGACGGCGGAGACCAGATCGACCTCCACCGACTGCTCGGCAGCACGAAGCCGACGTGCGAGGGTCTGACCGCGTGGGGAGAGGGCCACGACGGCGCGACGCTTGTCGGCCGCGTCGATGCGCCGCACGATGATCGCCTGCTCGGCGAGACGGTCGACCAGGCGCGTCAGCGTCGCGGCGGGCACGACGGCCGAATCCGCGATCGTCGTCATCGTCAGGCCGGGCTGCACGAGCAGCACGGACATGATCCGCCAGTGGTCGAGGGTCAGGTCGACCTCGTCGAGCAGCGGCTGGAGGCGCTGCTTGACGACCTGCTCGGCGTGCTTGAGGAGCAAGGTCAGACCGGCGGCCGGGCGCGCGTCGACTGCGTCACTCTGCGGCAGAGCGCCGGTGCTGACGTCGGTCATGCGCCTATCCTAGGTGGCCAACGGTCAAATCGGAGGTAACGGTGCCCACTGGAGCCGCACCCCTGACGGATCGCGTGCGGGAGACCGTCGCGATCGCCTTCGTGGTGCCGTTGCAGGGTCCGACCGGGATCTACGGTCCGTCGTGCCTCGCCTGTGGCGAGCTCGCGGTCGAGCAGCTCAATGCAGTGGACGGCATCGGGGGACGCCAGGTCGAGCTGATCGTCGTCGACGGTGGCCGCGCGCCTGAGGTCGTCGCTGCGGAGGTTGGCACGCTCGTCGACAGCGGTCGGGTGGAGGCCGTGGCGGGCTGGCACATCTCCGCGGTGCGTCAGGCCATCACCCAGCGCGTCGGCGGCCGAGTGCTCTACGCCTTCGCTGCGATGCACGAGGGCCGCGACGACACGCGCGGCGTCTTCATGCTCGGCGAGCGTCCGATCAACCAGCTCCTCCCGGCGGCGCACTGGATGCGCGAGGAACTCGGCACCGGCCGCTGGGCGATCGTCGGCAACGACTACGTCTTCCCTCGGGTGACCGGCGCGACGGCACGCATCGCGCTCCAGGACAGTGCCTCGTCCATCGTCAGCGAGACCTACGTCCCGCTGGGCACGACTGACTTCGGCGCCGTCCTGCGAGATCTCGAGGGTGGTGACGTCGATGGCGTGATGATGCTCCTGATGGGGCAGGACGCCGTCCACTTCAACCGCCAGTTCGCACGTTTCGGGCTCGATGACCGACTCACGCGGCTGAGCCCCGCCGTCGAGGAGAACACCCTCCTCGCTGGCGGCCCCGCTGCCCACAACGGTCTCTACGCGGCGGCGGCCTACTTCGATGGGCTCGACACCGCGGAGGGCAATGAGCTGGCGAGCGCCTACTACGCGCGGTTCGGGCGCTGGGCGCCTGTGCTCAACGCGGTCGGGGAGTCCTGCTACGAAGCCATCCTCTTCCTGAGCCGGGTCGGGCAGGTCTCTGGCGGGCTCGACGTCGCCGGAGCCGATGCGCTCCGCAACGGCCACTTCTACGACAGCCCGAGGGGACTGCTCCGGCTTGATGGCAACCTGCTCAACCAGGACGTCTACCTTGCCGCCGCCAAGGGCATGGAGTTCGAGGTTCAGCAACAGATCTCCCGGACGACCTGATCCCACGCCGCGGCATCGTGGGCGGCATGCGCCTCGTGCGCGAGACGCCGCAGCAGCGTGCCTCCGGACTCGAGGTCGAACCGGTCTGCGCTCGACGACGCGGGCAGGGCGGCGCAGGCATCCCCGAGCAGCAGGAGTGAGCCGATCACCCGGTGACCACCGAGCAGCGCCGTCATCCGCACAGCGTCCACGTCGAGCTCCTCCACCAGGAGCGGGACGCCGGACGCATGCTCGACGGTCTGCGTCTGGTGGAGCCGGCCAGCCGCTTCGCCATGGCGCCCCAGGACGAGCGTCTCGCGCAGGGCGACGCCCGCCCCCGCGTCGAGCACGATCCGCGTGGTGCGGCGTACGTCCGCTCCGGCCGAGACCACGAACGGCTCGCCACCCCAGAGCAGCGTGGCACCCTCGTCGAGGCGCACCGTGACGTCCCATCGAGCGTGGTCACCGCGCATGTCGTAGGCGACTGTGCCCGCAGCCTCGTGAAGCTCCAGGACTGCGCCGGTGCCGACGTGCACATCGACCTCGACCGCGTCACCGGCGAGGAGCAGCGCACCCTCGGGCACGAGCGAGATCCGGGCGATCCGGTCGTCGGCGCCGAGCAGCATCGGCCGGATCAGCGGACGGTCGGACGGTCCGCTCGCGGCCGTGCGGACGCGCACCCTCCCCCCGGAGCGCTCCACGTGGATCGTGGTGCGGCTCGCGGTGGTGGGCGCGACGTCAGTGAGCGTGGACATGGTCCCCAGGGGAGTGCGCGTGCGAATGAGCCGCCATCGGCCCCGGGTCGACCGGGACGAGGGTCCCTTCCCGGTGGTGCGCGAACTGGTGGCGGATCCACGACGTGAGGGCGTCGATCGAGCTGCGGTCGGTGCGTGAGAGCGCGATGACCGGCCGCCCGTCGCGGGCCGCCTCCGCGTCCGCGACCATCTGGTCGCGGTCGACTCCGACGTAGGGCGCGAGGTCGGTCTTGTTGACGATCAGCAGGTCGGCCCGCTCGATGCCCGGCCCGCCCTTGCGCGCGACGTCACCACCGCCGGCGATGTCCAGCACGAAGATCTGCACGTCCACCAGGGCGGGGGAGAAGGTCGCCGTCAGGTTGT
This genomic interval from Nocardioides cavernaquae contains the following:
- the ureG gene encoding urease accessory protein UreG, with amino-acid sequence MRDINSGRDTISDLAFNGIVCSDRALRVGVCGPVGTGKSSLIALLCRELSETLSLAVVTNDIYTDEDARLLRAAGVLDADRIRAVETGACPHTAIRDDITANLIAVEELEGDYAGLDVVMIESGGDNLTATFSPALVDVQIFVLDIAGGGDVARKGGPGIERADLLIVNKTDLAPYVGVDRDQMVADAEAARDGRPVIALSRTDRSSIDALTSWIRHQFAHHREGTLVPVDPGPMAAHSHAHSPGDHVHAH
- a CDS encoding substrate-binding domain-containing protein — encoded protein: MPTGAAPLTDRVRETVAIAFVVPLQGPTGIYGPSCLACGELAVEQLNAVDGIGGRQVELIVVDGGRAPEVVAAEVGTLVDSGRVEAVAGWHISAVRQAITQRVGGRVLYAFAAMHEGRDDTRGVFMLGERPINQLLPAAHWMREELGTGRWAIVGNDYVFPRVTGATARIALQDSASSIVSETYVPLGTTDFGAVLRDLEGGDVDGVMMLLMGQDAVHFNRQFARFGLDDRLTRLSPAVEENTLLAGGPAAHNGLYAAAAYFDGLDTAEGNELASAYYARFGRWAPVLNAVGESCYEAILFLSRVGQVSGGLDVAGADALRNGHFYDSPRGLLRLDGNLLNQDVYLAAAKGMEFEVQQQISRTT
- a CDS encoding urease accessory protein UreD, producing the protein MSTLTDVAPTTASRTTIHVERSGGRVRVRTAASGPSDRPLIRPMLLGADDRIARISLVPEGALLLAGDAVEVDVHVGTGAVLELHEAAGTVAYDMRGDHARWDVTVRLDEGATLLWGGEPFVVSAGADVRRTTRIVLDAGAGVALRETLVLGRHGEAAGRLHQTQTVEHASGVPLLVEELDVDAVRMTALLGGHRVIGSLLLLGDACAALPASSSADRFDLESGGTLLRRLAHEAHAAHDAAAWDQVVREICC
- a CDS encoding MarR family winged helix-turn-helix transcriptional regulator; translated protein: MTDVSTGALPQSDAVDARPAAGLTLLLKHAEQVVKQRLQPLLDEVDLTLDHWRIMSVLLVQPGLTMTTIADSAVVPAATLTRLVDRLAEQAIIVRRIDAADKRRAVVALSPRGQTLARRLRAAEQSVEVDLVSAVGTDRSGALMRDLAVLPHVAG
- a CDS encoding zinc-binding dehydrogenase, which translates into the protein MRAIQLHAFGDPDRLVLDDLPDLSPGPDQVRIAVESSGVHLLDTSLRRGETGPLPLPELPTVPGREVAGTVDAVGDAVDPEWLGRRVVAHLGPVPGGYAQQAVTSLANLIPVPAGLTLDEAVGLVGTGRTAEGILEQAGLSAEDTVLIPAAAGGLGWLLTQAALTAGATVIAAAGGPEKVRRLRELGAQAVDYHEPDWAAAIGRAATVVLDGVGGAIGRRAMHQLAPGGRMLMFGYSSGTPTEVTTADLIALNISAGWNLGPRMFARPGGIRGLAEQALARGARGEWRPLISAYPLEEAARAHRDLEERRTVGKVVLRSSPGQSSPSVENATTPRRI